A window of the Lactuca sativa cultivar Salinas chromosome 5, Lsat_Salinas_v11, whole genome shotgun sequence genome harbors these coding sequences:
- the LOC111881858 gene encoding protein ALP1-like, which translates to MAGAGGAKNSTVAKSSSSAAAKRNNNNLKLQQQQLQQTPSTRRQNLLQLVAAAASATAAAHSFLANHDLALHPAQTLTLESNISAVSLSISNLLSLIHHPIAFAVPRPPPPPPSWFYRFMSSQNDNDQLFIESFRMSKQSFSYLLALLTPSLSSLTIPPNYAVSATLFRLAHAASFNAVARRFDLDSPTACRVFFVVCKAIIDNLGHFFELRTDLNRIVLGFGWISLPNCCGVLGIDSFAVKGNLFGENGSVMVQALVDSEGRFLDVSAGWPSTMKPEMVLRQSELFSSIEESRELLIGPSYELNDGTSIPQYILGESCFPLLPWLITPFRKSDTDDHEDEDDVNDGCLNLSSSKQAFNSVHNRGMELLDTAFGRLRSRWRILSKEWMEESIESFPYVVVACCLLHNFLIKSNEEFPDEDSDYMRNHDLPDYEGEGDETGERIRSAIASDLSRWEDC; encoded by the exons ATGGCCGGCGCCGGTGGAGCCAAGAATTCGACGGTCGCGAAGTCATCTTCCTCCGCCGCTGCCAAACGTAATAACAACAATCTAAAACTTCAGCAACAACAATTGCAACAAACACCCTCAACTCGCCGCCAGAACCTTCTTCAATTGGTCGCAGCGGCAGCGTCCGCCACCGCCGCCGCTCACTCATTCCTCGCCAACCACGACCTCGCTCTCCACCCtgcccaaaccctaaccctcgaaTCCAACATTTCCGCTGTGTCTCTCTCCATCTCTAACCTACTTTCCCTCATCCACCATCCGATCGCCTTCGCAGTCCCCCGCCCCCCTCCTCCTCCACCCTCATGGTTTTACCGCTTTATGTCTTCACAAAATGATAACGACCAGTTATTCATCGAATCATTTCGAATGTCTAAACAATCGTTTTCTTACTTACTCGCACTCCTAACCCCTTCCCTATCATCCCTCACAATTCCTCCCAATTACGCCGTTTCCGCTACTCTCTTCCGCCTCGCGCACGCTGCTTCCTTCAATGCGGTTGCAAGACGCTTCGATCTCGATTCTCCGACCGCCTGCCGGGTTTTCTTTGTGGTATGTAAAGCAATTATCGATAATCTAGGTCATTTCTTCGAGTTAAGGACTGATTTGAACAGAATCGTACTTGGTTTTGGATGGATTTCACTTCCCAATTGTTGTGGGGTTTTAGGAATCGATAGTTTTGCTGTTAAAGGAAACCTATTCGGTGAAAATGGGTCTGTAATGGTTCAAGCATTGGTCGATTCAGAAGGTAGATTCTTAGACGTTTCAGCTGGTTGGCCTAGCACAATGAAACCCGAAATGGTTTTAAGACAATCAGAGCTGTTCTCCTCCATTGAAGAATCAAGGGAATTATTAATTGGTCCATCTTATGAACTCAACGATGGCACTTCAATCCCTCAATACATTTTAGGTGAATCTTGCTTCCCTCTTTTGCCATGGCTGATCACCCCTTTTCGAAAATCTGATACTGATGATCATGAAGATGAAGACGATGTTAATGATGGTTGTTTGAATCTGAGTTCTTCAAAACAAGCTTTTAATTCTGTACATAATCGAGGGATGGAGTTGCTTGATACTGCATTTGGGAGACTTAGATCAAGGTGGAGGATTTTGTCAAAAGAATGGATGGAGGAATCAATTGAATCTTTCCCTTATGTTGTGGTTGCATGTTGTTTGCTTCATAATTTTCTTATAAAGTCTAATGAGGAGTTTCCTGATGAAGATTCAGATTATATGAGGAATCATGATCTTCCAGATTATGAAGGAGAAGGGGATGAGACTGGAGAGAGGATTAGAAGTGCCATTGCTTCAGATTTAAGTCGG TGGGAAGATTGTTGA